A single region of the Grus americana isolate bGruAme1 chromosome 3, bGruAme1.mat, whole genome shotgun sequence genome encodes:
- the OVOL2 gene encoding transcription factor Ovo-like 2, with amino-acid sequence MPRAFLVKRRSPQPAVRSWDGLPDEERADTYIPGGIGCVLLGYEDSCSLESSGSSGTRDAEPSDPPTPQPAPGDLGTAGGMLLDLAVKRPVVRSKIKFTTGTCNDATMHSCELCGKGFRLQRMLNRHIKCHSQVKRHLCTFCGKGFNDTFDLKRHVRTHTGIRPYKCEVCNKAFTQRCSLESHLKKIHGVQQQYAYKQRRDKLYVCEDCGYTGPTQEDLYLHVSNVHPGSAFLKKTSKKLAAVLQNKLSPVLQRNSKDDDKDE; translated from the exons ATGCCCAGAGCCTTCCTGGTGAAGCGTCGGAGCCCGCAGCCGGCGGTGCGCAGCTGGGATGGGCTGCCCGACGAGGAGAGAGCCGACACCTACATCCCAG GCGGGATCGGCTGCGTGCTGCTGGGCTACGAGGacagctgcagcctggagagcaGCGGGAGCAGCGGGACCCGGGACGCGGAGCCCAGCGACCCCCCGACGCCCCAGCCCGCCCCCGGCGACTTGGGCACGGCCGGGGGGATGCTGCTGGACCTGGCCGTCAAGCGCCCCGTGGTCAGGTCGAAAATCAAG TTCACCACCGGCACTTGTAACGATGCTACGATGCATAGCTGCGAGCTGTGTGGCAAAGGCTTTCGCTTGCAGCGGATGCTCAACCGTCACATCAAGTGTCACAGCCAGGTGAAAAGACACTTGTGCACCTTCTGCGGAAAAGGCTTCAATGACACCTTCGATCTGAAAAGACACGTCCGGACCCATACTG GAATTCGTCCTTACAAATGTGAGGTTTGCAACAAAGCCTTCACCCAGCGCTGTTCCCTGGAGTCCCACCTTAAGAAGATTCACGGCGTGCAGCAGCAATACGCCTACAAACAAAGGCGAGATAAACTTTACGTGTGCGAAGACTGCGGCTACACGGGCCCCACGCAGGAGGACCTGTACCTGCACGTTAGTAACGTTCACCCCGgaagtgctttcctgaaaaaaacctcaaaaaaacttgcagcagttttgcaaaacaaacTGAGCCCTGTCCTGCAGAGGAACTCCAAAGATGACGACAAAGATGAGTAA